From Cellulomonas oligotrophica, a single genomic window includes:
- a CDS encoding circularly permuted type 2 ATP-grasp protein: MADLFDDYPAGPAWDEMIGPDGDVHAAYRHVHRALATLSDGELRARADTLARSYLTQGVTFDFAGEERPFPLDVVPRVLGGDEWEHVAPGVSQRVRALEAFLADVYGAQKAVADGVVPRSVIVSSTHFHRAVRGVQPPNGVRVHVSGIDLVRDSLGGWRVLEDNVRVPSGVSYVLSNRRAMAQTFPELFATLRIRPVVDYSRRLLSALMAAAPPGVDDPTVVVLTPGVFNSAYFEHSLLARTMGVELVEGRDLFCAGGRVWMRTTQGRRRVDVIYRRVDDEFLDPVVFRSDSLLGCPGLMTCARLGNVTIANAVGNGVADDKLLYTYVPDLIRYYLHEEPILPNVDTWRLEDPGALEEVLDRLDELVVKPVDGSGGKGLVVGPRASRAELDTLRDRLRADPRGWIAQPVVQLSTVPTLVEDGLRPRHVDLRPFAVNDGDNVYVLPGGLTRVALPEGQLVVNSSQGGGSKDTWVLGGRVPRRAQAQAGGQSLPQAVPKDAAVPIDANPDDVRVQVMQQQQQRVDGGATC; this comes from the coding sequence ATGGCGGACCTGTTCGACGACTACCCGGCAGGGCCGGCCTGGGACGAGATGATCGGCCCGGACGGCGACGTCCACGCGGCCTACCGGCACGTCCACCGGGCCCTGGCGACGCTGTCCGACGGCGAGCTGCGCGCCCGCGCCGACACCCTCGCCCGCTCCTACCTCACGCAGGGCGTGACCTTCGACTTCGCCGGCGAGGAACGCCCGTTCCCGCTCGACGTCGTGCCCCGCGTCCTCGGCGGCGACGAGTGGGAGCACGTCGCCCCCGGCGTCTCGCAGCGCGTACGGGCGCTGGAGGCGTTCCTCGCCGACGTCTACGGCGCGCAGAAGGCGGTCGCCGACGGGGTCGTCCCGCGGTCGGTCATCGTCTCCTCCACGCACTTCCACCGCGCCGTCCGGGGCGTGCAGCCCCCCAACGGGGTCCGCGTGCACGTCTCCGGCATCGACCTCGTGCGCGACTCCCTCGGCGGGTGGCGCGTGCTGGAGGACAACGTGCGGGTGCCCTCGGGCGTCAGCTACGTGCTGTCCAACCGCCGCGCGATGGCCCAGACGTTCCCCGAGCTGTTCGCGACGCTGCGGATCCGCCCCGTCGTCGACTACTCCCGGCGCCTGCTGTCCGCGCTGATGGCCGCCGCGCCGCCCGGCGTCGACGACCCGACCGTCGTCGTGCTGACCCCGGGGGTCTTCAACAGCGCCTACTTCGAGCACTCGCTGCTGGCCCGGACCATGGGCGTCGAGCTCGTCGAGGGACGCGACCTGTTCTGCGCCGGCGGGCGCGTGTGGATGCGCACCACGCAGGGCCGGCGCCGCGTCGACGTGATCTACCGCCGCGTCGACGACGAGTTCCTCGACCCGGTGGTGTTCCGCTCCGACTCGCTGCTGGGCTGCCCGGGCCTCATGACCTGCGCACGCCTGGGCAACGTGACCATCGCCAACGCGGTGGGCAACGGCGTCGCCGACGACAAGCTGCTGTACACGTACGTGCCGGACCTCATCCGGTACTACCTGCACGAGGAGCCGATCCTGCCCAACGTCGACACGTGGCGGCTCGAGGACCCCGGCGCGCTCGAGGAGGTCCTGGACCGGCTCGACGAGCTCGTGGTCAAGCCCGTCGACGGCTCGGGCGGCAAGGGGCTGGTGGTCGGCCCGCGCGCGAGCCGCGCCGAGCTGGACACGCTGCGCGACCGGCTGCGCGCCGACCCGCGCGGCTGGATCGCCCAGCCCGTCGTCCAGCTCTCGACCGTGCCGACCCTCGTCGAGGACGGGCTGCGTCCCCGGCACGTCGACCTGCGCCCCTTCGCGGTCAACGACGGCGACAACGTCTACGTGCTGCCGGGCGGGCTCACGCGCGTCGCGCTGCCCGAGGGTCAGCTCGTCGTCAACTCCTCCCAGGGCGGCGGGTCGAAGGACACCTGGGTGCTCGGCGGCCGCGTGCCGCGGCGCGCCCAGGCGCAGGCCGGCGGGCAGTCGCTGCCGCAGGCGGTCCCCAAGGACGCGGCCGTGCCCATCGACGCGAACCCCGACGACGTCCGGGTGCAGGTCATGCAGCAGCAGCAGCAACGGGTGGACGGGGGTGCGACGTGCTGA
- the rpsT gene encoding 30S ribosomal protein S20, protein MANIKSQIKRIGTNEKARLRNKAVKSELKTYVRRVREAVAAGDKDAAGTALQAATRKLDKAVSKGVIHTNQAANKKSALAKSVSSI, encoded by the coding sequence GTGGCGAACATCAAGTCCCAGATCAAGCGCATCGGCACCAACGAGAAGGCGCGCCTGCGCAACAAGGCCGTCAAGTCGGAGCTGAAGACGTACGTCCGACGCGTCCGCGAGGCCGTCGCCGCCGGTGACAAGGACGCGGCCGGCACGGCGCTCCAGGCCGCGACGCGCAAGCTCGACAAGGCCGTCTCCAAGGGTGTCATCCACACCAACCAGGCCGCGAACAAGAAGTCGGCCCTGGCGAAGTCGGTCAGCAGCATCTGA
- a CDS encoding type II toxin-antitoxin system PemK/MazF family toxin: MWAWVAFEDDPARGKDRPVLVLSREGRTLVALMLTSKDHDRDAADEARWGRVWMDVGTGGWDPRRRASEVRLDRVLRLDREAVRREGAALDRAVFDEVVEAAGRLHGW, translated from the coding sequence GTGTGGGCCTGGGTCGCGTTCGAGGACGACCCCGCCCGGGGCAAGGACCGGCCGGTGCTGGTGCTCTCCCGCGAGGGGCGCACGCTCGTCGCGCTCATGCTCACCAGCAAGGACCACGACCGCGACGCCGCGGACGAGGCCCGGTGGGGGCGCGTGTGGATGGACGTCGGGACGGGCGGGTGGGACCCACGACGCCGCGCGAGCGAGGTGCGGCTCGACCGGGTGCTGCGCCTCGACCGGGAGGCGGTGCGCCGCGAGGGTGCGGCGCTCGACCGTGCGGTCTTCGACGAGGTCGTCGAGGCGGCCGGCCGGCTGCACGGCTGGTAG